CAGTTGCCTCCATTTGATACGTTGCTCCTTCAGGACTTTCGGAAACAGATTCACCGGACGATGACGTTGTGTCCTCGGAAGTATCTTCTGACGTTGTTTCTTCAGGTGGCTCAACGCTTCCTTCTTCGTTTTCTACGCTGTCTTCTTCAGTTGTTTCCTCTTTTGCCGATTCTTCCCTGTTCGTTTCTTCCTGAACAGCCTCTGGTGTTTCATAATAGAGGGTGCCGAATGTTTCGGGACCTGCGAGGCCGTCTACGTTAATGTCAGTAGCTTCTTGGAAGTTTTTAACGGCCTCGTGCGTGTCATCATCAAAATAGCCATCGGCTTTCCCGTTATAGTAACCCGCATCTTTCAAAGTTTCCTGCAGATCTTCCACCAGCGCACTTTCATCGCCTTCTTCAAGCACTTTCAATGCGCCTAATGTTTGTGGACCTGCAAGGCCATCGGTAAGCAAGTTGTTTTCTTCTTGAAAAGATTTAACGGCCTCGGAGGTTGAATGATTGTAAACCCCGTCCGCTGAGGCTTCTTCTAATTGGTCTTCCTCTATAAGTAAGCTTTGAAGCTTTTCGACGTGTGTATCCTCTATCCCTTCGGTTAATAATTCGTCCCCAAAGTCACTGGCATCGGCGGCAAACGGTAAAGCTAGGAAAGCAAAGCCAGCAGCCAGTGTAGACAAACCGTATTTTTTTACCCATTTAGGGGTTTGCATTCTCCACATGTGCAAACTCCTCCTCTTGGTAGAGATTCTGGTTGTGCTATGGCCAACCACTTGAATCCTAGCAAGCTTTGAATGTGGAGACAAGGGAATTACAAGGGATTTAAACGAACTGCAAACCATCTGTAATAGGCGTTTTTTCGCCCTCAGGTTTTGTAATAAACACACATATTACGGATATTTGTTGAACAATCTCGAAGGTTATTCTTCCTTAAATCCGGTGTAAATGAAATCTTCGATGTCCTTGATTACTCCTATATCATTTAGAATAGTGATGACCACAAGTAACGCGGGACCGATAAACAGGCCAATGATCCCAAAAAGCTGCAAACCAATAAACAGGGAGAACAACACACTGAGCGCGTTTACATTCATGCTGACGGACAGTACTTTCGGTTCGATGCTCTGTCGGACAATGACAACGACAATGTAGAGAATCGACAAAGCGATGCCCATAAAAATTTCTCCCGTAATAAAACTGTAAACTGCCCACGGGATTAAAATTGTTCCGGTTCCCAAGTAAGGAAGGATCTCAGCGACGCCGATAATAATGGCAAGCATCAACGCGTTTTCCGTACCTAATACAAGTAAGCCAACTAATACAATAACGGATGTAATAAACATTAAAATCAATTGGGCACGAATAAATCCAAACACCCGAACGCGAACTTGCTGCATAAACATTACGAATTTGGCTTGAACAAATGCCGGGATTCGGCGTTGCAGCCCTACTTTAATCGCCCCGGCGTCCTTTCCCATAAAATAGATAGCGAGGAGGACAAAAATAATCACAAGCAAAACCGTGGGGATGGCGGTGAAAATGTTTCCGACCCCATCTGCAATGGCTTGGCCAACGTTACCCAGGATATTACCGATTTGATTGCCAAGTTGGGTGATCCCTTGGTGCATTGTTTCTTGTTGAGCGGCTGTTAAATTATCAAAAAATCCCGTCATTTCCGTCCATACGGGTAAAATGGTTTCATTAAAAATCTGTTGTAATTGTTCAGCGCCTTGTTCGATCCACCTGGGCAATTGTTCACCGAATTGCCGAAAACCATAAATCATGAGAAATGTAATCCCGGTGATAATGCCGCCCAATAAGGAAATGCCCACAAGCAGTGCGACAAATGAGGCTAGCGTCGACGGAAATCTCAGTTTTATTTTCAAGTATTTTAGGAGAGGCGATAGTCCCCAAGCGATGATCGCGGCAATGATGAACGGGTACGTGAGTTTAAATAAATAGGCAGCGAGCAAAAAGAGTATAATGATACTGCCGACAACGATGACCGCGCGCCCAATTGTTGAGGCCTGTGCTTTTGTCATTTCTTTTCGCCCTTTCCGAATACAAGATTGAGATTTCATCCATTATATTATCTTAACTTTCTTAGGCGATAATTTCCATCCCCCGTCGAAGACGCGTGGGGCAGTATCGCCTTTGCATAGCTAAACGGTAGCGTCTGATGACGGGGAAGCCTTATCATTTTGTTATCAGAACATTATACATATAAGCGCAATTTTGTATGTATGCCCAAGAAAATTTTCAGTGCGTGACTACTCGCTTATCTGTTGTGATAGAAAGGATACAGGGGGGGCGAAATGCCCCCAAACTTTCGCGATACCGCCATGCCTCGTCAGGCTTGTCTGAGGGCGTGACCGGCCAGGACATAAAGAATAACAGTCGAAGCCAGGTGGGAAGATAAATCATTTGCGTCTTGCTGTGGATATACTTCCACAAAATCCATGCCGCATAACCCTAACTTCCCGAATTCATGAATCATCGTTAACAATTCATAGGACGATAAGCCGTTCACATCAACCGGGCCTCCCGGATTAAACGCGTGATCGAGAACATCGCTGCATATCGATAAATAAACGGCATCCGTGCCTTCGCTTGCCTGTTTATAAATATCGTGTGCAAGGGCACGTAAGTCTCCACCTTCACGGATATCATTAATGGTTAACGTTTTAGCTCCGGCATCGCGTGCATAGCGACCGCTTTCCGGTTTGTTTCGCGGCCCGTGTATCCCTACGTGTAATAGGCTTTCGTTACGAACAGCATCCAGTTCATACAGACGCGCAAAAGGTGTGTTACGGGCATATTTATCTCCGTTAAAATGAGGCATGTTGTCATAGTGGGCATCCATATGTATGATGCCTATGTTTTTATCCGGGTTCTTATCGCTCCATGCCTTAATAATTGGATAGGTGATGGTGTGATCGCCGCCGAGCGCAACCGGAAATTTTCCGCTTTGCCAGGCCTTTCCGGAAAAAGAAACAATGCGTTCCACCGTTTTGTCAACTTCAGCCGGCACGACGTCCACATCGCCCATATCAGCCAACTTTAGGTGATCAAAAACATTGATATGATCAAGCTCTGGAAGATAGCCACTGTAACGGGCAGAGGCTACCCGCATCGATTTAGGTCCTAGTTCAACGCCCGTGTAATCTCCCCAAGTGACCCCGCCTTCCCAAGGGACGCCATAAATGATAACATCCGCCCCGCGGTTATTTTTATCGACGGCCCACGTCGCATCTAGAAAGCAAGGGGTATTTCCGTATATATAGCTTGTCATCCTAAAACCTCCTGTTGTTGCGGTTAATACAATAAATCAAGGATGTCTGCTTTTGCGATTGGACCAAAATACGTTTGCGTGTCAACATCTTCCAACGCATTCGCGATGGCCTTCGGTTCATATTTCGTTCCGTTCAAGCGGGATTCAATGTCTTCAACATCTCCCGTACCAAAGAAATCTCCGTAAATGGCTGTGTCGGCAATGATTCCTTTTTGCACCTTAAAGCGAAAATCTACCAAACCGGCATCAAATTTTTTCGATTTTTTTACGTCATATTTCGGAGACTTTCCATAGTTCCAATCCCACTTCCGGTATCGATTTTCCGAAATTTCCATAATATGCTTCCAGTCGTCGTCCGTCAGGTTATAGCGCTCAAACGTGCTGTCTCCTTCAAAAAGATGGTGCAAGAGCGTTTCTTTAAACGTTTCCATAGCGATCTTGTTTTCAAGAAAGTCGTTAATGTTTGCCACTCGGCTGCGAATGGATTTAATCCCTTTCGAACGAATTTTTTCGTCACTGACGTTTAACGCGGATACAACGTTTTCCAGCTCTGAATCCAACATTAGCGTACCGTGGCTAAACATGCGACCGCGGGAAGCAAACTGCGCATTGCCGGAAATTTTATACCCGTTCGCCTGTAGGTCGTTTCTGCCGCTTAGCTCAGCAGGGACACCCATTTGTTGCAAAGCAGTGACGACAGGTGCTGTAAATGTTTGAAAGTCACTGAAGCTGTTCCCGTCATCTTCACTGATGAAACTGAAATTCAAGTTGCCAAGATCATGATAGACAGCACCACCGCCCGAGAGGCGTCGAATGACGTGTAAATTGTTTTCTTCCACGTAGTCTGTATTGACTTCCTCGATTGTATTTTGATTTTTGCCGATGATAATCGATGGTTCATTCACATAAAAAAGCAGATACATATCGGCCTCTTTAAAATTCTTGAGGATATACTCCTCGATGGCGAGATTGATACTAGGATCTGTGGTATTTCCATTATCAACAAAGATCAATCGTCTTCCCTCCTTGAAACTTGTGCATCTCCATTGTATAAAATCAATAATAAGATTGCACGTTAACGGATTGAATAAATGTGATATACTTGATAAAAATTTAGATGAAGGAGGTAAGTCATGAAAGAAATCATCGCCTTGGTTAAAAACCGTAAATTAGAATGCTCGATTGCATGTATGATTATTCTTATGGCGGTAGGCGCGGGAATATATGCGAACGAAATGCTTGAAGTTGGACGAAATTGGGTCGTTAGGTTTTATATAGGATTTACGTTTGTATCATTGTTACTTTTCTCCATTTATATAGCATTGGATCGAATATTTACCTCAAACAAACAGAGCGAAGAAACATAATCGGGAAGCCGCGAGTAATACTTGGGCTTCTTTTTTAATGGATAAAGATCATGGGAAAGTATGTGAAATTGATCGATCTCGAATAGCACACGAAATGAGTGGAAAAATCATAACCAAGCAAATCAATTGCTGGAATCATATATCCAAGGAGGAAATGATAATGAACAAGAAATTATTGTATGGTGTACTATCGGCAGTCTTTACCGTTGGGATGTTGGCGGCTTGCGGCGGTGGCGCCCAAGATGACGGCGGTGGCGGAGAACAAAACGGCGGCAACGGCGGAAATGGCGGAGGCGGACAAATGGAAGATGGCGGCGGGGAAAATGGAGGCGGCCAGGAAGATGATTTAGAGATGGAAGATGATATGGAAGAAGGTGCCTAACCGGCCAAAAATAAAGATTCTATAAGAGCCTTGATGGAAAGGCTCTTTTTTAATTTCACACTATCGCGAAAATGTGTGATTATTTGTAAAAGACGTATTGATTGTTTTATTGACTTATGCATGTGGAATAGCCTTGATTAGTGGCCAGATAACGATGCGAGACTGGCGAATACATTTAAAGGAGGACGAACACATGAGTAAGAAATTATTGTATGGGGCGTTATCCAGTATTTTTGCCGTTGGGATGTTAGCGGCATGCAACGGTGATATGGAAGATGGCGACGACGGCATGGATGATGGAATGGATGACGGTGGCGAAGAAATGGAAGACGACGGCATGGACGACATGGAAGACGACGATGAGGAGATGTAATCAAGCCGCGAACAGGAGCCTATGAGGATTCATGGGCTTCTTTTTTTAGGCAGATAAGAAAGGTTTTGCAACTCAGGCTTTGGCTGTCTTGGCAAATGCCAAGTTTTATAATATACTGACGAGCATAAAGGCAAATCTGTAGGGTGGGAGAGATGGCAAAAAAGAAATATTATGTCGTCTGGCAAGGTCGGAGGCCCGGCATTTACCAGTCATGGGATGAATGTCAAAAACAAGTGAACGGTTATAAAGGTGCCCGTTTTAAATCTTTTTCAAGCAAGGAAGAAGCAGAACGTGCGTATTATACAGAGGGAAACACCTCGATCACTCCCTCGAAAAAAGAGGAAACGTACATAAGAGACAGTATGTCCGTGGATGCCGGAACCCACGGGAACCCGGGGCCGGTGGAATACCGGGGGGTTTACACGAAAGATGGGAGCATCTTGTTTGAACACCAACCTTTTTCCAAAGGTACAAATAACATGGGTGAATTTCTCGCCATTGTAGATGCATTGATTTGGCAAGAAAAACAAGGCATCAAACTCCCGATTTATTCCGATTCCCAAACGGCAATGACGTGGGTGACTAAAAAGAAAGCAAAGCCGACACTTCCAAGAGATAAAACAACCGAGGAAATATGGGAGGCCATCGATCGGGCAGAAAAATGGTTGCAAACCAATGCTATCTCCGCACCCCTGTTAAAATGGGACACGAAAGCTTGGGGCGAAATCAAAGCGGACTATGATAGAAAATAGGGATGTTTATACATGCAAAAGACGTGGTATAGTACATAATGGAACAGACTGTAAGGAGGGATCAACCATGAGGATTGCAGTTGTCCTGACAGATATGTTCGAGGACGTTGAATATACACAACCCGCAGAAGCGTTCAAACAAGCGGGGCATGAATTGACGGTTATAGAAAAAGAAACGAAAAAAAGTGTAACCGGAAAACAAAATCAGGAAAGCGTTCCGGTGGACGCGGCCGTTGATGATGTAAATCCCGAAGACTTTGATGCACTTTTTATCCCGGGTGGCTTTTCCCCGGACATGTTGCGTGCTGATGAACGTTTCGTGACGTTTGCGAAGCATTTTATGGATGAAAACAAGCCGGTGTTCGCGATTTGTCACGGACCACAGTTGTTGATTACAGCAAAAGCTTTGGAAGGCCGGAATGTAACAGGGTTTACATCCATCCAAACGGACCTTGAATACGCAAAAGCAAACGTCCATGATCAAGAGGTCGTCGTTTGCCACCATCTTGTCACCAGCCGTCAGCCTGAGGACATCCCGGCATTTATCAAAG
The Salicibibacter kimchii DNA segment above includes these coding regions:
- a CDS encoding peptidoglycan-binding protein — encoded protein: MWRMQTPKWVKKYGLSTLAAGFAFLALPFAADASDFGDELLTEGIEDTHVEKLQSLLIEEDQLEEASADGVYNHSTSEAVKSFQEENNLLTDGLAGPQTLGALKVLEEGDESALVEDLQETLKDAGYYNGKADGYFDDDTHEAVKNFQEATDINVDGLAGPETFGTLYYETPEAVQEETNREESAKEETTEEDSVENEEGSVEPPEETTSEDTSEDTTSSSGESVSESPEGATYQMEATAYTAECDGCSGITATGKDLRNDRNANVVAVDPNVIPLGSTVHVEGYGEAVAADTGGAINGQKIDLHVPTREEAMNFGRQNVEVTVLD
- the ytvI gene encoding sporulation integral membrane protein YtvI produces the protein MTKAQASTIGRAVIVVGSIIILFLLAAYLFKLTYPFIIAAIIAWGLSPLLKYLKIKLRFPSTLASFVALLVGISLLGGIITGITFLMIYGFRQFGEQLPRWIEQGAEQLQQIFNETILPVWTEMTGFFDNLTAAQQETMHQGITQLGNQIGNILGNVGQAIADGVGNIFTAIPTVLLVIIFVLLAIYFMGKDAGAIKVGLQRRIPAFVQAKFVMFMQQVRVRVFGFIRAQLILMFITSVIVLVGLLVLGTENALMLAIIIGVAEILPYLGTGTILIPWAVYSFITGEIFMGIALSILYIVVVIVRQSIEPKVLSVSMNVNALSVLFSLFIGLQLFGIIGLFIGPALLVVITILNDIGVIKDIEDFIYTGFKEE
- a CDS encoding agmatinase family protein: MTSYIYGNTPCFLDATWAVDKNNRGADVIIYGVPWEGGVTWGDYTGVELGPKSMRVASARYSGYLPELDHINVFDHLKLADMGDVDVVPAEVDKTVERIVSFSGKAWQSGKFPVALGGDHTITYPIIKAWSDKNPDKNIGIIHMDAHYDNMPHFNGDKYARNTPFARLYELDAVRNESLLHVGIHGPRNKPESGRYARDAGAKTLTINDIREGGDLRALAHDIYKQASEGTDAVYLSICSDVLDHAFNPGGPVDVNGLSSYELLTMIHEFGKLGLCGMDFVEVYPQQDANDLSSHLASTVILYVLAGHALRQA
- a CDS encoding lipoate--protein ligase → MIFVDNGNTTDPSINLAIEEYILKNFKEADMYLLFYVNEPSIIIGKNQNTIEEVNTDYVEENNLHVIRRLSGGGAVYHDLGNLNFSFISEDDGNSFSDFQTFTAPVVTALQQMGVPAELSGRNDLQANGYKISGNAQFASRGRMFSHGTLMLDSELENVVSALNVSDEKIRSKGIKSIRSRVANINDFLENKIAMETFKETLLHHLFEGDSTFERYNLTDDDWKHIMEISENRYRKWDWNYGKSPKYDVKKSKKFDAGLVDFRFKVQKGIIADTAIYGDFFGTGDVEDIESRLNGTKYEPKAIANALEDVDTQTYFGPIAKADILDLLY
- a CDS encoding viroplasmin family protein, which encodes MAKKKYYVVWQGRRPGIYQSWDECQKQVNGYKGARFKSFSSKEEAERAYYTEGNTSITPSKKEETYIRDSMSVDAGTHGNPGPVEYRGVYTKDGSILFEHQPFSKGTNNMGEFLAIVDALIWQEKQGIKLPIYSDSQTAMTWVTKKKAKPTLPRDKTTEEIWEAIDRAEKWLQTNAISAPLLKWDTKAWGEIKADYDRK
- a CDS encoding type 1 glutamine amidotransferase domain-containing protein; translation: MRIAVVLTDMFEDVEYTQPAEAFKQAGHELTVIEKETKKSVTGKQNQESVPVDAAVDDVNPEDFDALFIPGGFSPDMLRADERFVTFAKHFMDENKPVFAICHGPQLLITAKALEGRNVTGFTSIQTDLEYAKANVHDQEVVVCHHLVTSRQPEDIPAFIKESLNQLQMKQTG